Proteins encoded by one window of Massilia sp. NR 4-1:
- the phaC gene encoding class I poly(R)-hydroxyalkanoic acid synthase: protein MNVPDPQAIATDWLAQFSDPNQWQSWFKMMPEMDAIPGAAMLRDAGAVIRPDVMDQLKNEYMAEFGLLWQEFLAGKAPAVNDRRFSSPAWLGNPVSAFHAASYLLNAKFLGAMADALETTSHQKQKIRFTVQQIVDAMSPANFLATNPEAQEKLIQTKGESLAKGLANMLGDIQKGHISLSDEKAFEVGRNLANTEGQVVFENELFQLLQYAPLTAEVHERPLLMVPPCINKYYILDLQPENSLVRYAVEQGNTVFLVSWRNPDRSLAKTSWDDYVEQGVLRAIAVASEISKQDQLNMLGFCVGGTLLSTSLAVLAARGEHPAASLTLLTTFLDFSDTGILNVFVDEAQVQLREQTLREGGLMPGRDLASTFSSLRPNDLVWNYVQSNYLKGNEPPPFDLLYWNSDSTNLPGPMFCWYLRNTYLENNLKVADKLSVAGEKIDFANIDAPAFIYGSREDHIVPWQSAYGSVPLLNPDKPEANRFVLGASGHIAGVINPAAKKKRSYWTNDGKLGQDADSWFAGATEQPGSWWPEWAAFLAEHGGKRVKARSKLGNTKYKPIEAAPGRYVKAKAE from the coding sequence ATGAATGTGCCCGATCCGCAAGCCATTGCCACCGACTGGTTAGCGCAATTCAGCGATCCTAATCAATGGCAATCCTGGTTCAAAATGATGCCGGAAATGGATGCCATTCCCGGCGCAGCCATGCTGCGCGACGCCGGCGCCGTGATCCGGCCCGACGTGATGGACCAGTTGAAAAACGAGTACATGGCGGAATTCGGCCTCCTGTGGCAGGAATTTTTGGCGGGCAAAGCGCCTGCCGTGAACGACCGCCGTTTTTCCTCGCCCGCTTGGCTGGGCAACCCGGTTTCCGCCTTCCACGCCGCATCATACCTGCTGAACGCGAAATTCCTGGGCGCCATGGCCGATGCCCTGGAAACGACTTCCCATCAAAAGCAGAAAATCCGCTTTACGGTGCAGCAGATCGTGGATGCCATGTCGCCCGCCAATTTCCTGGCGACCAATCCCGAAGCGCAGGAAAAACTGATCCAGACCAAGGGCGAAAGCCTGGCCAAAGGCTTGGCGAATATGCTGGGCGACATCCAGAAAGGCCATATCTCGCTGTCGGACGAAAAAGCCTTTGAGGTAGGCCGCAATCTGGCCAATACCGAAGGCCAGGTGGTGTTTGAAAACGAGCTGTTCCAGTTGCTGCAATATGCGCCGCTGACGGCCGAGGTGCACGAGCGCCCGTTGCTGATGGTGCCGCCTTGCATCAACAAATACTATATTCTCGACCTGCAGCCGGAAAATTCCCTGGTGCGCTATGCGGTGGAGCAGGGCAATACCGTCTTCCTCGTTTCCTGGCGCAATCCCGACCGCAGCCTGGCGAAAACCAGCTGGGACGATTATGTGGAGCAGGGCGTTTTGCGCGCCATCGCCGTCGCCAGCGAAATCAGCAAGCAGGACCAGCTGAATATGCTGGGCTTCTGCGTCGGCGGCACTTTGCTGTCGACTTCGCTGGCCGTGCTGGCCGCGCGCGGCGAACATCCGGCCGCCAGCCTGACTCTGCTGACCACCTTCCTCGATTTCAGCGACACCGGCATCCTGAATGTGTTTGTGGACGAGGCGCAGGTGCAGCTGCGCGAGCAGACCCTGCGTGAAGGCGGTCTGATGCCGGGACGCGATCTGGCCAGCACCTTCTCCAGCCTGCGTCCGAATGACCTGGTGTGGAATTATGTGCAGTCGAATTATCTGAAAGGCAATGAGCCGCCGCCGTTCGACCTGCTATATTGGAATTCCGACTCGACCAATCTGCCGGGGCCGATGTTCTGCTGGTATCTGCGCAATACCTATCTGGAAAATAATCTGAAGGTGGCGGACAAGCTCAGCGTGGCCGGCGAAAAGATCGACTTCGCCAATATCGACGCGCCCGCCTTCATTTACGGTTCGCGCGAAGACCATATCGTGCCTTGGCAATCGGCTTACGGCTCGGTGCCGCTGCTGAATCCGGACAAGCCCGAAGCCAATCGCTTCGTCCTGGGCGCCTCGGGCCATATTGCCGGCGTGATCAATCCGGCGGCCAAGAAAAAGCGCAGCTACTGGACCAATGATGGCAAGCTGGGACAGGATGCCGACAGCTGGTTTGCCGGCGCTACCGAGCAGCCCGGCAGCTGGTGGCCGGAATGGGCCGCCTTCCTGGCCGAGCACGGCGGCAAGCGCGTCAAGGCGCGCAGCAAACTGGGTAATACCAAATACAAGCCCATCGAAGCCGCGCCGGGACGTTACGTCAAAGCCAAGGCGGAATAA
- the phaR gene encoding polyhydroxyalkanoate synthesis repressor PhaR, producing the protein MSSAKKSAERLIKKYPNRRLYDTQTSSYITLTDVKQLVLDNEDFTVVDAKTNEDLTRSILLQIILEEEASGVPMFSTDVLAQIIRYYGHAMQGMMGSYLEKNIQAFAEIQRKFTAGAANFDGKPFSPEMWTQFMNVQAPIMQGMMNNYIDQSKSLFVQMQEQMQNQSKTLFGAAFPFAVPPTDKK; encoded by the coding sequence ATGAGTAGTGCAAAGAAAAGTGCTGAACGCTTGATCAAGAAATACCCTAACCGCCGTCTTTACGACACGCAGACCAGTTCGTACATCACTTTGACCGACGTCAAGCAATTGGTGCTCGATAACGAAGACTTCACCGTGGTCGACGCCAAGACCAATGAAGACCTGACGCGCAGCATTCTGCTGCAAATCATTCTGGAGGAAGAAGCCAGCGGCGTGCCGATGTTCTCGACCGACGTGCTGGCCCAGATCATCCGCTACTATGGCCACGCCATGCAGGGCATGATGGGTTCTTACCTGGAAAAGAATATCCAGGCCTTCGCCGAAATCCAGCGCAAGTTCACGGCCGGCGCCGCCAACTTCGACGGCAAGCCCTTCAGTCCCGAAATGTGGACCCAGTTCATGAACGTGCAAGCGCCGATCATGCAGGGCATGATGAACAACTACATCGACCAGAGCAAGAGCCTGTTCGTGCAGATGCAAGAGCAGATGCAAAACCAGAGCAAGACCCTGTTCGGCGCCGCCTTCCCCTTCGCTGTGCCTCCCACCGACAAAAAATAA
- a CDS encoding putative toxin-antitoxin system toxin component, PIN family yields MIPVSPKRIVIDTNVCLDLFVFKDPRWAGLLAAIESGAVEAITRADCREEYLVVLHYKHLPLDETTRPLSAARFDALIKVVAPPESGVRLPVCTDRDDQKFLELARDAKADILITKDKALLKLAKRLAREGMFKVMLPEKWSLEA; encoded by the coding sequence ATGATACCTGTTTCACCGAAACGCATCGTCATCGACACCAATGTCTGCCTCGACCTGTTCGTGTTCAAGGACCCGCGCTGGGCCGGCCTGCTGGCCGCCATCGAGAGCGGCGCAGTGGAAGCGATCACGCGCGCCGACTGCCGCGAAGAATATCTGGTGGTGCTGCATTACAAGCACCTGCCGCTGGACGAAACCACGCGTCCGCTGAGCGCGGCCCGCTTCGACGCGCTGATCAAGGTGGTGGCGCCGCCCGAATCCGGCGTGCGCCTGCCGGTCTGCACCGACCGCGACGACCAGAAATTCCTCGAGCTGGCGCGCGACGCAAAAGCCGACATCCTCATCACCAAGGACAAAGCCCTGCTCAAGCTGGCCAAGCGCCTGGCGCGCGAAGGCATGTTCAAAGTCATGCTGCCGGAGAAGTGGTCGCTGGAGGCTTGA
- the rimO gene encoding 30S ribosomal protein S12 methylthiotransferase RimO, with protein sequence MHSISRIPKAGTEAASAGAAPKVGFVSLGCPKALVDSEQILTQLRAEGYETAKSYDGADLVIVNTCGFIDAAVQESLDAIGEALAENGKVIVTGCLGAKKDADGKDLIQKVHPKVLAVTGPHAVGEVMAEVHTHLPKPHEPFIDLLPPQGIKLTPKHYAYLKISEGCNHRCSFCIIPSMRGDLVSRPIAELMLEAENLFKAGVKELLVISQDTSAYGIDVKFRSGFWNGRPVKTHMTQLTEALGQLAKQYGAWVRLHYVYPYPHVNEIIPMMSGGHILPYLDVPLQHAHPDVLKRMKRPASGEKNLERIQAWRAMNPDLVIRSTFIAGFPGETEAEFEYLLDFLKEAQIDRLGCFAYSPVEGATANELENPVPEEVREERRGRVMLLQEEISRKRLQAKVGKTVKVLIDELTPSGAIGRSAADAPEIDGVVYVKKPYEPHKKLAVGQFYDVEITKADAHDLWGEA encoded by the coding sequence ATGCACTCCATTTCCCGTATTCCCAAGGCCGGTACCGAGGCAGCATCCGCTGGCGCCGCGCCAAAAGTCGGTTTCGTTTCCCTCGGCTGTCCCAAGGCTCTGGTTGACTCGGAGCAGATCCTGACCCAGCTGCGCGCTGAGGGCTATGAAACCGCCAAGTCCTATGACGGCGCCGATCTGGTGATCGTGAATACCTGCGGCTTCATCGACGCCGCGGTGCAGGAGTCGCTGGATGCCATCGGCGAGGCGCTGGCGGAAAACGGCAAGGTCATCGTGACCGGCTGTCTGGGTGCGAAGAAGGATGCCGATGGCAAAGACCTGATCCAGAAGGTCCATCCGAAAGTGCTGGCCGTGACCGGTCCGCACGCGGTGGGCGAGGTGATGGCCGAGGTGCACACCCACCTGCCCAAGCCGCACGAGCCGTTCATCGATCTGCTGCCGCCGCAAGGCATCAAGCTGACGCCCAAGCATTACGCCTATCTGAAAATCTCGGAAGGCTGCAACCACCGCTGCTCCTTCTGCATCATCCCATCGATGCGCGGCGATCTGGTGTCGCGCCCGATCGCGGAACTGATGCTGGAAGCGGAGAACCTGTTCAAGGCCGGCGTGAAAGAGCTGCTGGTGATTTCGCAGGATACCTCGGCCTATGGCATCGACGTGAAATTCCGCTCCGGCTTCTGGAATGGCCGTCCGGTGAAAACCCATATGACCCAGCTGACGGAAGCCTTGGGCCAGCTGGCCAAGCAGTATGGCGCCTGGGTGCGTCTGCACTATGTGTATCCATATCCGCACGTGAACGAAATCATTCCGATGATGAGCGGCGGCCATATCCTGCCTTACCTCGACGTGCCGCTGCAGCACGCCCACCCCGATGTGCTGAAGCGCATGAAGCGTCCTGCCTCCGGTGAGAAGAACCTGGAGCGCATCCAGGCCTGGCGCGCGATGAATCCGGATCTGGTGATCCGCTCCACCTTCATCGCCGGCTTCCCTGGCGAGACCGAGGCTGAATTCGAATACCTGCTGGACTTCCTGAAGGAAGCGCAGATCGACCGTCTGGGCTGCTTCGCCTACTCGCCGGTCGAAGGCGCAACCGCCAACGAGCTGGAAAATCCGGTGCCGGAAGAAGTGCGCGAAGAGCGCCGCGGCCGCGTCATGCTGCTGCAGGAAGAAATTTCGCGCAAGCGCCTGCAGGCCAAGGTCGGCAAGACGGTCAAGGTGTTGATCGACGAGCTGACCCCGAGCGGCGCGATCGGCCGCTCCGCCGCCGATGCGCCGGAAATCGACGGCGTGGTCTATGTGAAGAAGCCTTACGAGCCGCATAAGAAGCTGGCCGTGGGCCAGTTCTACGATGTGGAAATCACCAAGGCCGACGCCCACGATCTGTGGGGCGAAGCTTAA
- the pgeF gene encoding peptidoglycan editing factor PgeF: MSESRPNDIRPSSGQSDARPAHAVTGSAGGPATALAHDAASDVRRDGAWLRPVWPGLPANIGVLCTTRLGGVSVAPYGLADGVAGGLNLGVHVGDDPASVARNRAVLRAELPAEPVWLSQVHGIAVADADAAAQAVPEADASVARQAGTVCAILTADCLPVLFCDVRGTVIGAAHAGWRSLAGGVLQETVKAMRAAGAGEVMAWLGPAIGPDRFEVGAEVREAFLDGAGDEASRREVEAAFRLVPGQPGKFLADIYALARSVLRRVGVEQVSGGQQCTVSDPSLFYSYRRDGITGRQASLIWIK; encoded by the coding sequence ATGAGCGAATCCCGCCCGAACGACATCCGCCCGAGTAGCGGCCAGAGCGACGCCCGCCCGGCACATGCCGTGACCGGCTCCGCGGGCGGCCCTGCGACGGCCCTGGCGCACGATGCTGCGAGCGATGTGCGCCGCGATGGCGCCTGGCTGCGGCCCGTGTGGCCGGGCTTGCCGGCTAATATTGGTGTGCTGTGCACAACCCGTCTCGGCGGCGTCAGCGTGGCGCCCTATGGCCTGGCCGATGGCGTGGCGGGCGGCTTGAACCTGGGCGTGCATGTCGGCGACGATCCGGCCAGCGTGGCGCGCAACCGCGCCGTGCTGCGCGCCGAGTTGCCGGCCGAGCCGGTGTGGCTGTCGCAGGTGCATGGCATTGCCGTGGCTGACGCGGATGCGGCCGCCCAGGCCGTCCCCGAGGCCGACGCCAGCGTCGCGCGCCAGGCAGGTACTGTGTGCGCTATCCTGACGGCGGACTGCCTGCCGGTGCTGTTCTGCGATGTGCGCGGTACGGTGATCGGCGCGGCCCATGCGGGCTGGCGCAGTCTGGCCGGTGGCGTCTTGCAGGAAACGGTGAAGGCCATGCGCGCGGCAGGCGCGGGCGAAGTGATGGCCTGGCTGGGGCCGGCCATTGGTCCGGATCGTTTTGAAGTCGGGGCCGAAGTGCGCGAGGCTTTCCTGGATGGGGCAGGGGATGAGGCGAGCCGGCGCGAAGTGGAAGCAGCTTTCCGTCTGGTGCCGGGACAGCCCGGCAAGTTCCTGGCCGATATCTACGCCCTGGCACGCAGCGTGCTGCGCCGGGTGGGCGTGGAGCAGGTCAGCGGTGGCCAGCAATGCACCGTGTCCGACCCTTCTCTCTTCTATTCCTACCGGCGCGACGGGATTACCGGGCGCCAGGCGAGTCTGATCTGGATCAAATGA
- a CDS encoding outer membrane protein assembly factor BamD → MQKKLSVVAATVVLFGLSACSLLPEKIDETKGWSATKLYSEAKDEMAGGHYERAIQLYEKLESSYPFGTYAQQAQMEIAYAYYKSQDQAQALAAVERFIKLHPNHSHVDYMYYLRGLINFNDSISFLNFIYEQDPTERDPKATREAFAAFKALVDKFPNSQYAPDSIERMKYLINAMAAYEVHVARYYYRRGAYLAAANRAMDAVKDYRDSPAIEEALFIMIRSYEKLGNTVLRDDALRVFKLNFPNSKFLDENGVKEERKWWKFWSSAPAPAPAIAPAPAPASAPAPAKG, encoded by the coding sequence ATGCAAAAAAAATTATCGGTAGTTGCAGCAACAGTCGTACTGTTCGGTTTATCCGCTTGTAGCCTGTTACCAGAGAAAATCGATGAGACCAAAGGCTGGTCTGCTACGAAATTATACTCGGAGGCCAAGGATGAAATGGCCGGCGGCCACTACGAGCGCGCAATTCAGTTGTACGAGAAGCTCGAATCGAGCTATCCGTTCGGCACCTACGCCCAGCAAGCGCAGATGGAAATCGCCTACGCTTACTACAAGTCGCAGGACCAGGCGCAAGCCCTGGCCGCCGTCGAGCGTTTCATCAAGCTGCACCCGAACCACAGCCACGTGGACTATATGTACTACCTGCGCGGCCTGATCAACTTCAACGATTCGATCAGCTTCCTGAACTTCATCTACGAACAGGATCCGACCGAGCGCGACCCGAAAGCCACGCGCGAAGCGTTTGCCGCTTTCAAGGCCCTGGTGGACAAGTTCCCCAACAGCCAGTATGCGCCGGATTCGATCGAGCGCATGAAATATCTGATCAACGCCATGGCCGCGTATGAAGTCCATGTGGCGCGCTATTACTACCGCCGCGGCGCCTACCTGGCCGCCGCCAACCGCGCCATGGATGCGGTCAAGGATTACCGCGACTCGCCAGCCATCGAAGAAGCGCTGTTCATCATGATCCGCAGCTACGAGAAGCTGGGCAACACCGTGCTGCGCGACGACGCCCTGCGCGTGTTCAAGCTGAACTTCCCGAACAGCAAATTCCTCGACGAGAACGGCGTCAAGGAAGAGCGCAAGTGGTGGAAATTCTGGAGCTCGGCTCCGGCACCGGCGCCGGCCATTGCGCCAGCGCCAGCACCGGCTTCCGCGCCGGCGCCCGCCAAGGGCTGA
- a CDS encoding HD-GYP domain-containing protein yields MNQQLSSLKELVLGDAIGLPVPTSVLHELNHANRRLEKLLQQLRNEHNADAEIRSIARDVIHAVELNPEIALACIYLNQIAGTYAVRHCIEVAVVVVLVARGMQKQQRDILTMTAAALTMNVGMLKHHDRFQSKPGALNSEDMAIVRRHPEDSAELLKCAGIDDEEWLSCVLLHHENHDGSGYPAGKSGEDITLNARLLSYADRYCAQVSARNYRCSLLPDEALNRLLEELAADADAPLREQFHRQIGKYPPGCLVRLENGEIGVIAHRDTSGENGDGVLTVHCLRDTAGKLPSAVILRSSSDGGCGIAEVLSEDQVDLRFSMKQIWGAQASL; encoded by the coding sequence ATGAATCAGCAATTAAGCAGCCTGAAAGAACTGGTGCTGGGCGATGCCATCGGCCTGCCGGTGCCAACCTCCGTTCTGCATGAACTGAACCACGCCAACCGGCGCCTGGAAAAGCTGCTCCAGCAACTGCGCAACGAGCATAACGCCGACGCGGAAATCCGCAGCATCGCGCGCGACGTGATCCATGCCGTCGAACTCAATCCCGAAATCGCCCTCGCCTGCATTTACCTGAACCAGATCGCCGGCACGTATGCGGTGCGCCATTGCATCGAGGTGGCAGTGGTCGTGGTGCTGGTGGCGCGCGGCATGCAGAAACAGCAGCGCGACATATTGACCATGACGGCGGCGGCCCTGACCATGAATGTGGGCATGCTCAAGCATCACGACCGCTTCCAATCCAAGCCTGGCGCGCTGAATTCGGAGGATATGGCCATCGTGCGGCGCCACCCGGAAGACAGCGCCGAACTGCTGAAGTGCGCGGGCATCGATGACGAGGAATGGCTGTCCTGCGTGCTGCTGCACCACGAGAATCACGACGGCAGCGGCTACCCTGCCGGCAAATCCGGCGAGGACATCACGCTCAACGCGCGTCTGCTCAGTTATGCCGACCGCTATTGCGCCCAAGTCTCGGCACGCAATTACCGTTGCTCGCTGCTGCCCGATGAGGCGCTGAACAGACTGCTGGAAGAACTGGCGGCCGACGCCGACGCGCCCCTGCGCGAGCAGTTCCACCGCCAGATCGGCAAATATCCGCCCGGTTGCCTGGTACGGCTGGAGAACGGCGAGATCGGCGTGATCGCCCACCGCGATACCAGCGGCGAGAACGGCGACGGCGTGCTGACGGTGCATTGTCTGCGCGATACGGCGGGCAAGCTGCCATCGGCCGTGATCCTGCGCAGCAGCAGCGATGGCGGCTGCGGCATCGCCGAGGTACTGAGCGAAGATCAGGTCGACCTGCGCTTCAGCATGAAACAGATCTGGGGCGCGCAGGCCAGCCTGTAA
- a CDS encoding pyridoxal phosphate-dependent aminotransferase, with the protein MNSPQIPLLTPALTTRLPAVGTTVFTRMSALAVQHGAVNLGQGFPDFACEPKLVDLVTEAMKAGFNQYPLLAGAPVLRQAIVDKIAAIYGHQYDVNSEITVTSGATQALTTAILCCVHPDEEVIVIEPAYDSYLPAIELAGGVPVLVQMEVGADGYSVPWDKLAQAVTPKTRLIVINTPHNPTGSVLRAADMQALADIVRGTNILILSDEVYEHMVYDGERHESMSRYPELAARSFVVSSFGKTYHVTGWKVGYVAAPAPLMVEFRKVHQYNVFTTNTPMQHGIASYMADPKPYLELPAFYQRKRDLFRDGLKGSRFELLPADGTYFQCVRYDAISSQSEAEFAEWLTSEIKVAAIPVSAFYQQSKESGIVRFCFAKKDETLALALERLARV; encoded by the coding sequence ATGAACAGCCCGCAAATACCGCTCCTCACTCCCGCCCTGACCACCCGCCTGCCCGCTGTGGGTACCACCGTCTTCACGCGCATGTCGGCGCTGGCGGTGCAGCATGGCGCGGTCAATCTGGGCCAGGGCTTCCCCGACTTCGCCTGCGAACCGAAACTGGTGGACCTGGTGACGGAAGCGATGAAGGCGGGCTTCAATCAATATCCCCTGCTGGCCGGTGCGCCCGTGCTGCGCCAGGCCATCGTCGACAAGATCGCCGCCATCTACGGCCACCAGTACGACGTCAACAGCGAAATCACCGTGACCTCGGGCGCAACCCAGGCACTGACCACGGCCATCCTGTGCTGCGTGCATCCGGACGAGGAAGTGATCGTCATCGAACCGGCTTACGACAGCTATCTGCCCGCCATCGAGCTGGCCGGCGGCGTGCCGGTGCTGGTGCAGATGGAAGTCGGTGCGGACGGCTACAGCGTGCCGTGGGATAAGCTGGCGCAGGCGGTGACGCCGAAAACTCGCCTGATCGTCATCAATACGCCGCACAATCCGACCGGCTCGGTGCTGCGCGCCGCCGATATGCAGGCGCTGGCCGACATCGTGCGCGGCACGAATATCCTGATCCTGTCGGACGAGGTGTACGAGCATATGGTCTACGACGGCGAGCGCCACGAGTCCATGAGCCGCTATCCCGAACTGGCGGCGCGCAGCTTCGTCGTTTCCAGCTTCGGTAAGACTTACCATGTGACGGGCTGGAAAGTGGGCTATGTGGCCGCGCCCGCGCCGCTGATGGTGGAGTTCCGCAAGGTCCACCAGTACAACGTCTTCACCACGAATACGCCGATGCAGCACGGGATCGCCAGTTATATGGCCGATCCCAAACCTTATCTGGAGCTGCCCGCCTTTTACCAGCGCAAGCGCGACCTGTTCCGCGACGGCCTGAAAGGCAGCCGCTTCGAACTGCTGCCGGCCGACGGCACGTATTTCCAGTGCGTGCGCTATGATGCAATTTCCTCGCAAAGCGAGGCGGAGTTCGCGGAGTGGCTGACCAGCGAGATCAAGGTGGCGGCGATTCCGGTATCGGCGTTTTACCAGCAGAGCAAGGAATCCGGCATTGTGCGCTTCTGCTTTGCCAAGAAAGATGAAACGCTGGCGCTCGCGCTGGAGCGCCTGGCGCGCGTTTGA
- the yaaA gene encoding peroxide stress protein YaaA, producing MLIVLSPAKSLDLDTPPTTTLQTQPAFLDHSAQLIDRLREFSPAELGELMELSDALSTLNVARYESWTKDTAEARQAVMTFNGDVYDGLAARSMTPKQLDYTQSRIRILSGLYGMLRPLDLIHPHRLEMGTRLSNPRGKDLYAFWGDTITEALNTMAEEQGANVLVNLASTEYFKSVRPRKLAMPVITPSFEDWKGGKYKIISFYAKRARGMLARYAAEKNISDPEQLKDFDVDGYAFEPQASGERNWVFRRRLAD from the coding sequence ATGCTGATAGTGCTTTCGCCCGCAAAAAGTCTCGACCTCGACACTCCGCCGACCACCACCCTGCAAACCCAGCCCGCTTTTCTCGACCACTCGGCCCAGCTGATCGATCGCCTGCGCGAATTTTCGCCGGCCGAGCTGGGCGAGCTCATGGAGCTGTCCGACGCCCTGTCCACGCTCAACGTGGCACGCTACGAATCCTGGACCAAGGATACCGCCGAAGCGCGCCAGGCGGTGATGACCTTTAACGGCGACGTCTACGACGGCCTGGCGGCGCGCAGCATGACGCCCAAGCAGCTCGACTACACCCAGTCGCGCATCCGCATCCTGTCCGGCCTGTACGGCATGCTGCGTCCGCTCGACCTGATCCATCCGCACCGGCTGGAAATGGGTACGCGCCTGAGCAATCCGCGCGGCAAGGATCTGTACGCCTTCTGGGGCGACACGATCACCGAAGCCTTGAACACCATGGCCGAGGAGCAGGGCGCCAACGTGCTGGTGAATCTCGCTTCCACGGAATATTTCAAGTCGGTGCGCCCGCGCAAGCTGGCGATGCCGGTGATTACCCCTTCCTTCGAAGACTGGAAGGGCGGCAAGTACAAGATCATTTCCTTCTACGCCAAACGGGCGCGCGGCATGCTGGCGCGCTATGCGGCGGAAAAGAATATCAGCGATCCGGAACAGTTGAAGGATTTCGATGTGGACGGCTACGCCTTCGAGCCGCAGGCTTCCGGCGAGCGGAACTGGGTGTTCCGCCGCCGTCTGGCCGACTGA
- a CDS encoding RluA family pseudouridine synthase, whose translation MPNSAEQLSDTDFDADFEGEFLAEAGDPLAPIELHLSPSDCGERLDKVVARLVPQFSRARLQSWIEDGFVTVDGKPAKVRATVYGDEKVLVLPQAAPEDVAFAPEAMELNIVYEDDHLIVVNKPAGLVVHPGAGNWTGTLLNGLLHHCPQLGGVPRAGIVHRLDKDTSGLMVVGKDLATQTDLVRQLQARTVKREYLALVWGTPRGSGTINASMGRHQKDRVKMAVSTSLGSKPAITHYLRLDSGDLDRRPVSLVQCRLETGRTHQIRVHMAHLGFPLVGDYVYGKPHLTEVFPRQALQARRLGLVHPATGEACEWLVPLADDFLALLEQAGIPEPDENAGQEGYGEEYDDFDDDYGDDEE comes from the coding sequence TTGCCGAATTCGGCAGAACAACTGTCCGACACTGATTTTGACGCCGATTTCGAAGGCGAGTTCCTGGCCGAGGCGGGCGATCCGCTGGCCCCGATCGAACTGCATTTGAGCCCGTCCGACTGCGGCGAACGCCTGGACAAGGTGGTGGCCCGCCTGGTGCCGCAGTTCTCGCGCGCGCGCCTGCAATCGTGGATCGAAGACGGTTTCGTGACGGTGGACGGGAAACCGGCCAAGGTGCGCGCCACCGTTTACGGCGACGAAAAAGTGCTGGTGCTGCCGCAGGCGGCGCCGGAAGACGTGGCTTTCGCCCCCGAAGCCATGGAGCTGAACATTGTGTATGAGGACGATCACCTGATCGTCGTGAACAAGCCGGCCGGCCTGGTCGTGCATCCGGGCGCCGGCAACTGGACCGGCACGCTGCTGAACGGCCTGCTGCACCACTGCCCGCAACTGGGCGGCGTGCCGCGCGCCGGCATCGTGCACCGTCTGGACAAGGATACCAGCGGCTTGATGGTGGTCGGCAAGGATCTGGCGACCCAGACCGACCTGGTGCGCCAGCTGCAGGCGCGCACCGTCAAGCGCGAATACCTGGCGCTGGTGTGGGGCACGCCGCGCGGTTCGGGCACCATCAATGCGTCGATGGGCCGCCACCAGAAGGACCGCGTGAAGATGGCGGTGTCCACCAGCCTCGGCTCGAAACCGGCCATCACCCACTACCTGCGCCTGGATTCGGGCGATCTGGACCGCCGTCCGGTGAGCCTGGTGCAATGCCGCCTGGAGACGGGCCGCACCCACCAGATCCGCGTTCACATGGCGCACCTCGGCTTCCCGCTGGTAGGCGACTATGTGTACGGCAAACCGCACCTGACCGAAGTGTTCCCGCGCCAGGCGCTGCAGGCGCGCCGCCTGGGTCTGGTGCATCCGGCCACGGGTGAGGCGTGTGAATGGCTGGTGCCGCTGGCCGACGACTTCCTCGCACTGCTGGAGCAGGCCGGCATCCCTGAGCCGGACGAAAACGCCGGCCAGGAAGGTTATGGCGAGGAGTACGACGATTTCGACGACGACTACGGCGACGACGAGGAATGA